A genomic window from Macaca mulatta isolate MMU2019108-1 chromosome 19, T2T-MMU8v2.0, whole genome shotgun sequence includes:
- the SIGLEC16 gene encoding sialic acid-binding Ig-like lectin 16 isoform X1, whose translation MVTVPLPGFLHEEFPSPPGRPRNRMVPGQAQPQSPEMLLLPLLLPVLGAGSLNKDPSYSLQVQRLVTVQEGLCVMVPCNLSYPRDGWTESTAAYGYWFKARTNTNTGAPVATNNPSREVEMSARGRFQLTGDPGKGSCSLVIRDAQREDEAQYFFRVERGSRVRRNFVYNWFILQVTALTQKPDVFIPETLEPGQPVTVICVFNWASEECPAPSFSWTGTALSSQGTKPTTAHFSVLSFTPSPQDHDTDLTCHVDFSRKGVSAQRTVRLRVASWEGDGNGVWSSVLEAQKGQFLRLLCAADSQPPATLSWVLQDRVLSFSHPWGPRTLGLELPGVKAGDSGRYTCRAENRLGSQQRALDLSVQYPPENLSVMVSQANRTVLENLGNGTSLPVLEGQSLRLVCVTHSSTPARLSWTQGGQTVGPSQPSDPGVLELPRVQVEQEGGFTCHAQHPLGSQHVSLSLTVHCKSGPVTGLVLVAVGEMATKILLLCLCLILLRVRSCRRKAARAALGMQAADTVTD comes from the exons ATGGTCACTGTCCCTCTGCCAGGCTTCCTGCACGAGGAGTTTCCTTCCCCGCCAGGCCGGCCCAGAAACCGGATGGTCCCGGGACAGGCCCAGCCCCAGAGCCCAGAGATGCTGCTGCTGCCCCTGCTGCTGCCCGTGCTGGGGGCAG GGTCCCTGAACAAGGATCCCAGTTACAGTCTTCAAGTGCAGAGGCTGGTGACGGTGCAGGAGGGCCTGTGTGTCATGGTGCCTTGCAACCTCTCCTACCCCCGGGATGGCTGGACCGAGTCTACTGCTGCTTATGGCTACTGGTTCAAAGCAAGGACCAACACAAATACAGGTGCTCCTGTGGCCACAAACAACCCAAGTCGAGAGGTGGAAATGAGCGCCCGGGGCCGATTCCAGCTCACTGGGGATCCGGGCAAGGGGAGCTGCTCCTTGGTGATCAGAGACGCGCAGAGGGAGGATGAGGCACAGTACTTCTTTCGGGTGGAGAGAGGAAGTCGTGTGAGACGTAATTTTGTTTACAATTGGTTCATTCTACAAGTAACAG CCCTGACTCAGAAGCCTGATGTCTTCATCCCTGAGACTCTGGAGCCCGGGCAGCCGGTGACGGTCATCTGTGTGTTTAACTGGGCCTCCGAGGAATGTCCAGCCCCTTCTTTCTCCTGGACGGGGACTGCCCTCTCCTCCCAAGGAACCAAACCAACGACCGCCCACTTCTCAGTGCTCAGCTTCACGCCCAGCCCCCAGGACCACGACACCGACCTCACCTGCCACGTGGACTTCTCCAGAAAGGGTGTGAGCGCACAGAGGACCGTCCGACTCCGCGTGGCCT CCTGGGAGGGGGATGGGAATGGCGTCTGGTCCTCTGTCCTGGAAGCCCAGAAAGGCCAGTTCCTGCGGCTCCTCTGTGCTGCTGACAGCCAGCCCCCCGCCACGCTGAGCTGGGTCCTGCAGGACAGAGTCCTCTCCTTTTCCCACCCCTGGGGCCCCAGAACCTTGGGGCTGGAGCTGCCCGGGGTGAAGGCCGGGGATTCAGGGCGCTACACCTGCCGAGCGGAGAACAGGCTTGGCTCCCAGCAGCGAGCCCTGGACCTCTCTGTGCAGT ATCCTCCAGAGAACCTGAGTGTGATGGTTTCCCAAGCAAACAGGACAG TCCTGGAAAACCTCGGGAACGGCACGTCCCTCCCGGTCCTGGAGGGCCAAAGCCTGCGCCTGGTCTGTGTCACCCACAGCAGTACCCCAGCCAGGCTGAGCTGGACCCAGGGGGGACAGACCGTGGGCCCCTCCCAGCCCTCAGACCCCGGGGTCCTGGAATTGCCTCGGGTTCAAGTGGAGCAAGAAGGAGGGTTCACCTGCCACGCTCAGCACCCGCTGGGCTCCCAGCACGTCTCTCTCAGCCTCACCGTGCACT GCAAATCAGGGCCCGTGACGGGGCTGGTTCTGGTGGCTGTCGGGGAGATGGCTACGAAGATCCtgcttctctgcctctgcctcatcctcctcag AGTGAGGTCCTGCAGGAGGAAGGCAGCAAGGGCAGCACTGGGCATGCAAGCTGCAGACACTGTCACAGACTAA
- the SIGLEC16 gene encoding sialic acid-binding Ig-like lectin 16 isoform X2: MVTVPLPGFLHEEFPSPPGRPRNRMVPGQAQPQSPEMLLLPLLLPVLGAGSLNKDPSYSLQVQRLVTVQEGLCVMVPCNLSYPRDGWTESTAAYGYWFKARTNTNTGAPVATNNPSREVEMSARGRFQLTGDPGKGSCSLVIRDAQREDEAQYFFRVERGSRVRRNFVYNWFILQVTALTQKPDVFIPETLEPGQPVTVICVFNWASEECPAPSFSWTGTALSSQGTKPTTAHFSVLSFTPSPQDHDTDLTCHVDFSRKGVSAQRTVRLRVASQKGQFLRLLCAADSQPPATLSWVLQDRVLSFSHPWGPRTLGLELPGVKAGDSGRYTCRAENRLGSQQRALDLSVQYPPENLSVMVSQANRTGKSGPVTGLVLVAVGEMATKILLLCLCLILLRVRSCRRKAARAALGMQAADTVTD; the protein is encoded by the exons ATGGTCACTGTCCCTCTGCCAGGCTTCCTGCACGAGGAGTTTCCTTCCCCGCCAGGCCGGCCCAGAAACCGGATGGTCCCGGGACAGGCCCAGCCCCAGAGCCCAGAGATGCTGCTGCTGCCCCTGCTGCTGCCCGTGCTGGGGGCAG GGTCCCTGAACAAGGATCCCAGTTACAGTCTTCAAGTGCAGAGGCTGGTGACGGTGCAGGAGGGCCTGTGTGTCATGGTGCCTTGCAACCTCTCCTACCCCCGGGATGGCTGGACCGAGTCTACTGCTGCTTATGGCTACTGGTTCAAAGCAAGGACCAACACAAATACAGGTGCTCCTGTGGCCACAAACAACCCAAGTCGAGAGGTGGAAATGAGCGCCCGGGGCCGATTCCAGCTCACTGGGGATCCGGGCAAGGGGAGCTGCTCCTTGGTGATCAGAGACGCGCAGAGGGAGGATGAGGCACAGTACTTCTTTCGGGTGGAGAGAGGAAGTCGTGTGAGACGTAATTTTGTTTACAATTGGTTCATTCTACAAGTAACAG CCCTGACTCAGAAGCCTGATGTCTTCATCCCTGAGACTCTGGAGCCCGGGCAGCCGGTGACGGTCATCTGTGTGTTTAACTGGGCCTCCGAGGAATGTCCAGCCCCTTCTTTCTCCTGGACGGGGACTGCCCTCTCCTCCCAAGGAACCAAACCAACGACCGCCCACTTCTCAGTGCTCAGCTTCACGCCCAGCCCCCAGGACCACGACACCGACCTCACCTGCCACGTGGACTTCTCCAGAAAGGGTGTGAGCGCACAGAGGACCGTCCGACTCCGCGTGGCCT CCCAGAAAGGCCAGTTCCTGCGGCTCCTCTGTGCTGCTGACAGCCAGCCCCCCGCCACGCTGAGCTGGGTCCTGCAGGACAGAGTCCTCTCCTTTTCCCACCCCTGGGGCCCCAGAACCTTGGGGCTGGAGCTGCCCGGGGTGAAGGCCGGGGATTCAGGGCGCTACACCTGCCGAGCGGAGAACAGGCTTGGCTCCCAGCAGCGAGCCCTGGACCTCTCTGTGCAGT ATCCTCCAGAGAACCTGAGTGTGATGGTTTCCCAAGCAAACAGGACAG GCAAATCAGGGCCCGTGACGGGGCTGGTTCTGGTGGCTGTCGGGGAGATGGCTACGAAGATCCtgcttctctgcctctgcctcatcctcctcag AGTGAGGTCCTGCAGGAGGAAGGCAGCAAGGGCAGCACTGGGCATGCAAGCTGCAGACACTGTCACAGACTAA